In Salvia miltiorrhiza cultivar Shanhuang (shh) chromosome 4, IMPLAD_Smil_shh, whole genome shotgun sequence, the DNA window CGAAGTACCACTACCAGATTATATTTATGTATTGTTTCATCTGCTGTGTTCTCATCCCAATCAGCAGCCCAGTTCCTGTACAATGCCCAAACATCCCCCTTTGTTGGCAAAATATGGATCACTCCTCTTAATCCCTTTACCCACTTAACAGGATGAGAGAAAGAGTTTAATCTTTCACTGACTACATACTTACCAGCCCTAAAATTCCCAGTAGTCTTGGTGAAGCCAGAAGCTACCCAGTCAAGGGATCCAAATTCAGAACAGGATTTAGAATTCAACCAGCTGATTTGCATCTTGAATGGGCTCCTGGATATGACATGGTGAACCATAGCATAATAACGAGGCAtgccatcatcatcatcatatgcAGCCCATACCTGGTTATTACTGAATGAGTTCTCTATCCTGTCCTCGTCAAAATTGTGGAAATTCGCATCTGGAACACTCATTGACACAAAATCATCAGAATTTGCATCCGCAACAGTCTCTTTGAAAGTGGATGATTCCGAAGGCCCCAACTTCAGTTGATTTTTTGTCTGTGGATTATTTATGGAATTGTTGCTCAAAGCATGCACGATATTGCTCGTATCCTGTCCATTCAAAAGTGAAGCGGTCAGTTTTTGTTTCTCCCATTCATTTAGCTGGCGGCGGATCTCTGCCTTAGCCTTCCCTATGAGCATAGCACGTATGTTTCTCTGAGATAACTCCACACTTCTGGACTGCTCAGCCCCAAATTTCCCCTTCACATCTGCAGAAGCCTTCTTCATATATACCCCACTTCCTGCTGTCCCTTGGCTTCCTTCCTTGCTACCATCACACTTTTGGCCATCTAAACGTCTCCTTTTGACTGGCCTCTCTTTGTTTACTCCAGGAGAAGCAGTATAAGAAGCTGAAGCTGTTTCCACATTTTCTGGCACACTGCAGCTATAGTTCATAGGAGGGTCATTTTCCCTCCCCATGTTTATTGGCACTTCATGCCTTCTTTTCGCATACTTCTTAGATGCATGGGACAAAGGAGCATGAGAGGATCTTGAAGCTGATGGTGGTGCAGCAGTGGGCAtttcttgttgttgttgattTGGGAAGGGGCGAGGGTGTGAACTGCGGTTATGTACTGGTGGATCAGATATAGCTTTCGCCAAAAAGGGCCGCTGACAGCGACGACAAAGAAGAGTTTGATTCAGATATATGTTCTTGTACTCATACTGTACATTGCACCTATTGCACAATGTCCAAAATGTGTCTGGTCTAAACGAGCAAGAGCTGGAGGTCATCTGGTTTCTGGAAGGAACATTTGAATTATGGAAGGGTGGGCTTGGAGTAGGAATATACTGAGCAGCAAAGGCTGGGAGTGGATTTTTTCGAAACTTGTGAATCTGACTATGATTCCCAGAGGGTGGGGCTGTATTTCTTGGAAGCAGAGGATCATATATGGTCTGGAACTGCATGGATGTTACTGGTGACTGCTGAAAATTTGATCTAGTAGCTGCCCGCTGTGGATCAGTAGCAGGAGTTGTATACTTTACATTTGATGTATTGAAGCTGGCAGTCTGATTTGAAGATCGTAGGTTCACTTTCAGGTCATATTCACTTCTCTTATCTTTATCTGACAATACACTCCATGCCTCAGACATTATTTGGAATGCTCCCTCAGCCCCAACAGACTTGTTTTTATCAGGATGAAGAAAGAGTGCCATTCTTTTGTATTGTTTCCTTAAAATCTCTTCATCACAAAATGGATCTAACCCAAAAATGCCATAATAGTCTGATACTCCATTTATTTTCTTCTCATGGGCTACATAGACATCAATGATCTCAAGGAACTGAGACAGACCATCAAGCTCAGGGAAGAGGCTTTGAGCCTTTAAACCGAACATTTTAGCTCCAGCAATATCTCTCTCTAGTAGCTTATTCTCTGCAATTCCTTTAGCCCTGACAGCTTCATCTTTATTGCACTCCATTTTCAGATATATGATATATCAGTCTTCAGCTCTGAAAACCTATAAATGAAAGATTTTTTAGAAACATCATTAGATGGAACAGCGTATTAACAAAATTAGACTATAACAGAATTTAGATGTTCATCACAAGTAATGCAGCAATTAGAAGAACTTTGTGCAGAATTGTGCGAACTGTGTGCAGAACTGTGCATAGCATATTGCACCCAGAACATGGAATGCACAGTGTTGAACAAGTAATATTTTTCTGGAGATTTATGAAGGGAAGCTATTGAATTAGCACAAAAAGAAACAATGAAAGGGGAAAAGAACGAAAATCAACAGAAAATACAGTTCACTGAAAAATGCAGCAGGTGCATCATTTGACATTGGTAGTTGAATGATAAATAGTCAAGAACTCAAATTTCCATTTCAAATATGTGGATTTTCTCTTGAAAGAAACTTCTTCTTCATGCTTGCATACTTCTAAGAGATCATAATAAAGACCAACAAGAATGTCAAGGAAATAGCAAACATATGAACTGCCACATATACCACTTGATATGAATGTCACAAGATATAGATGTCAAATTTTCATgtgctaaaaaaaatataagaacgAATAAAAAGCCAATACAGTTAGTTAATGTGTCACGATATGGACTAAGCAGAGAAATAGAACTATAGGAACGTGACTACAATCTTTTTGAGAAATATCAGAATTGGACAGAAGAATATCAGCATGCATTCATTTCTGAAACCACAATCCCTGAAGAAAGCTAACTTTCCAACTTTAGAAGTCAGTAAAGTCTAGTTTTATacatataaaagaaaatgatagGACCTATCAATAGATTAGTACTACGTACATAACTTGAACATGTGCATGCTTAGTAGGATAAAATGTCACAGAAACAAGCAGATGCATTCAGTATTACTCAAGGAATTCTTGTTAATTCCATAGGAATTAGAGAGGAATCGcaaatgttaaaataattattgaaaaaaagcATGGATATTAGAGAGAATTAACGTACATATTTTGGATATAAGATTACCAAAATATTTATCTGCAAACACAGTAAGTGATTTCATTGAAGCTGTCAAAAACATAAACGAAAATAAGGTGCACAAAAGGTAAGTTGTCAATAATAAAATCCAAATGAGCACCGTAGATCTAGAAAACAAAGTCTTGTCTCCCATTGCATATTAGACACGCGCCTAAGCCGTGACATGCATTCTAAGTCAGGAAATAAAAGTGTAGTTGCAAATAAATGCTACTGTCACTTAAGGATGTATTTTTTATTGGTATTTGTAAAGTCAGAATTTAATGTATCCGACCATACACAAAACGACAAATAGAATAACGGTAATACCGAACTTTGTTAAATCTACGAAACCCATCTTGGCGTGAAAACCCCTTCTACAACATATGCACTtgaatcaaaagtaaaaacggCAGAAAATATCACCACCTTGTTTTAAGCAATTCTAACTAGTATTTATCAAATCATGCTATCCTTGATCTAATAATTATCTTGTTTTGGTTGAACTGGTATTAGTGAATTTTAATCTCCTCCAGAACTGACTATCCTTTACTTTGACCTCAATGATAAATTATTCACGGAAAAACTACAGAGCCAAAAGCAACTCCTTACTTCGAACAA includes these proteins:
- the LOC131020170 gene encoding uncharacterized protein LOC131020170 produces the protein MECNKDEAVRAKGIAENKLLERDIAGAKMFGLKAQSLFPELDGLSQFLEIIDVYVAHEKKINGVSDYYGIFGLDPFCDEEILRKQYKRMALFLHPDKNKSVGAEGAFQIMSEAWSVLSDKDKRSEYDLKVNLRSSNQTASFNTSNVKYTTPATDPQRAATRSNFQQSPVTSMQFQTIYDPLLPRNTAPPSGNHSQIHKFRKNPLPAFAAQYIPTPSPPFHNSNVPSRNQMTSSSCSFRPDTFWTLCNRCNVQYEYKNIYLNQTLLCRRCQRPFLAKAISDPPVHNRSSHPRPFPNQQQQEMPTAAPPSASRSSHAPLSHASKKYAKRRHEVPINMGRENDPPMNYSCSVPENVETASASYTASPGVNKERPVKRRRLDGQKCDGSKEGSQGTAGSGVYMKKASADVKGKFGAEQSRSVELSQRNIRAMLIGKAKAEIRRQLNEWEKQKLTASLLNGQDTSNIVHALSNNSINNPQTKNQLKLGPSESSTFKETVADANSDDFVSMSVPDANFHNFDEDRIENSFSNNQVWAAYDDDDGMPRYYAMVHHVISRSPFKMQISWLNSKSCSEFGSLDWVASGFTKTTGNFRAGKYVVSERLNSFSHPVKWVKGLRGVIHILPTKGDVWALYRNWAADWDENTADETIHKYNLVVVLRDYNEDTGVLVAPLIKVAGFTSVFNQLPDQRGIQIIPREEMFRFSHQVPFHLLNGLEAENAPKNCYELDPAALPLELLKTITITDAQSAERIVADLGMLRATGLGNEMVTESCPTKAHTNQRSGVEDPKYIFTYSRRNKGKKIGGDVGQP